In the genome of Populus alba chromosome 11, ASM523922v2, whole genome shotgun sequence, one region contains:
- the LOC118047438 gene encoding electron transfer flavoprotein subunit alpha, mitochondrial, whose product MLRAIKTTPLHRFSSLTSISRSISTLILAEHDGGAIKSQSISAVEAAKSLDKQTSISLLLAGSGPSLQQAAAHAASCHPSISQVLVADSDKFTYPLAETWSRLVQLVQKKGEYSHIITASNSFGKNILPRAAALLDVSPITDVIAISASNQFIRPIYAGNALCTVRYSGSNPCMLSVRSTSFAVSVDSSKCNEAPISQVDLSTFDEDSVGKSRYVNHTAQDTERPDLGNAQVVITGGRALKSAENFKMIEKLAEKLGAAVGATRAAVDAGFVPNDLQVGQTGKIVAPELYMAFGVSGAIQHLAGMRDSKVIVAVNKDADAPIFQVADYGLVGDLFEVIPELLEKLPEKK is encoded by the exons ATGCTTAGAGCAATCAAAACCACACCTCTCCATCGATTTTCCTCCCTAACCTCCATCTCCAGATCT ATCAGTACCTTAATCCTAGCCGAACACGATGGAGGCGCAATAAAATCACAATCAATAAGTGCAGTAGAAGCTGCCAAATCTTTAGACAaacaaacttcaatttctttacTATTAGCTGGCTCCGGTCCTTCTCTTCAACAAGCTGCTGCTCATGCCGCCTCCTGCCACCCATCGATTTCtcag gTTCTTGTAGCTGATTCGGATAAATTTACATATCCTTTAGCAGAAACATGGTCTAGGTTAGTCCAATTGGTTCAGAAAAAAGGCGAATACTCGCATATAATTACTGCTTCGAATTCGTTTGGGAAAAATATTTTGCCGCGTGCTGCTGCATTGCTAGATGTTTCTCCAATCACAGATGTTATTGCTATTTCTGCTTCCAATCAATTTATCAG GCCAATATATGCTGGAAATGCACTTTGTACTGTAAGATATAGTGGCAGCAATCCTTGTATGTTGAGTGTAAGATCGACATCATTTGCTGTCTCCGTGGATTCGTCAAAATGTAACGAAGCTCCTATTTCTCAGGTTGATCTCTCAACCTTTGATGAAG ATTCTGTTGGTAAGTCTAGATACGTAAATCATACAGCTCAGGATACAGAGCGTCCCGATCTTGGAAATGCACAAGTTGTGATCACCGGAGGCCGGGCATTGAAAAGTGCAGAGAACTTCAAAATGATTGAAAAGCTTGCAGAAAAACTTGGTGCAGCTG TTGGTGCTACCCGTGCTGCTGTTGATGCGGGATTTGTTCCAAATGATCTCCAG GTTGGCCAGACTGGAAAAATTGTTGCCCCAGAATTGTACATGGCTTTTGGTGTCTCTGGAGCAATTCAACACCTGGCTGGCATGAGAGATTCCAAAGTCATTGTTGCTGTAAATAAAGACGCAGACGCGCCTATTTTCCAG GTAGCTGATTATGGGCTTGTTGGTGATCTTTTTGAGGTAATTCCGGAGTTGTTAGAGAAGCTTCCTGAGAAAAAGTAA
- the LOC118047437 gene encoding vascular-related unknown protein 4 isoform X1 — MENSMSCKPFSSSSNEKTTDDSFEESGWTMYFEDFFAQNNREDCDHDFNEHSSFSFDHDGSSPMVSDAASLAVMKSAGDHHGERVVGLPIDNKSFKKRRTKGALLDDALEDTASSPVNSPKVNDDTMISQYKRNTKQKDKTEISQDKGSASGQIDMRSDLGFILRESDSTELQKRGLCLVPLSMAVNYLG; from the exons ATGGAAAACTCAATGAGCTGCAaaccattctcttcttcttctaatgaGAAGACAACTGATGACAGTTTTGAAGAGAGTGGTTGGACTATGTACTTCGAGGATTTCTTTGCCCAAAACAATAGAGAGGACTGTGATCATGATTTCAATGAGCATAGTTCTTTCTCATTTGATCATGATGGAAGTTCTCCGATGGTCTCTGATGCTGCTTCTTTGGCTGTGATGAAGTCTGCTGGTGATCATCACGGTGAAAGAGTTGTTGGGTTACCTATTGATAACAAAAGtttcaagaaaagaagaacCAAAGGTGCTTTGCTTGACGATGCTTTGGAGGATACTGCTAGTTCTCCTGTTAATAGTCCTAAG GTAAATGATGATACGATGATAAGCCAATACAAAAGGAACACAAAACAGAAAGATAAAACGGAAATTTCACAG GACAAAGGAAGTGCTTCCGGCCAGATAGACATGAGAAGTGATTTGGGTTTTATTTTAAGGGAAAGTGACAGCACGGAACTGCAGAAAAGGGGTCTTTGCTTGGTTCCTTTGTCTATGGCAGTAAATTATCTTGGTTAA
- the LOC118047437 gene encoding vascular-related unknown protein 1 isoform X2, which produces MENSMSCKPFSSSSNEKTTDDSFEESGWTMYFEDFFAQNNREDCDHDFNEHSSFSFDHDGSSPMVSDAASLAVMKSAGDHHGERVVGLPIDNKSFKKRRTKGALLDDALEDTASSPVNSPKVNDDTMISQYKRNTKQKDKTEISQQDLVDLLVI; this is translated from the exons ATGGAAAACTCAATGAGCTGCAaaccattctcttcttcttctaatgaGAAGACAACTGATGACAGTTTTGAAGAGAGTGGTTGGACTATGTACTTCGAGGATTTCTTTGCCCAAAACAATAGAGAGGACTGTGATCATGATTTCAATGAGCATAGTTCTTTCTCATTTGATCATGATGGAAGTTCTCCGATGGTCTCTGATGCTGCTTCTTTGGCTGTGATGAAGTCTGCTGGTGATCATCACGGTGAAAGAGTTGTTGGGTTACCTATTGATAACAAAAGtttcaagaaaagaagaacCAAAGGTGCTTTGCTTGACGATGCTTTGGAGGATACTGCTAGTTCTCCTGTTAATAGTCCTAAG GTAAATGATGATACGATGATAAGCCAATACAAAAGGAACACAAAACAGAAAGATAAAACGGAAATTTCACAG CAGGATCTTGTGGATCTTCTTGTAATATAG
- the LOC118047440 gene encoding early nodulin-like protein 9: MAYTTCKGNFFHTLGLLCFLLLIQKNNAYPFPVGGPKGWTVPDNTSSTSYFNDWAERHRFQRGDSILFVYDPSQDSVVQVTEEGYKNCTAENPLATFKDGHTVFKFNQSGAHYFISGNRDHCQKNEKLVVVVLADRSTNATASPPSPGSSDMVPAPTPSSEESPPAGTVDINPTPPPTGTPPNSASSMFVSFFGSMGAFFASSLILAI, translated from the exons atgGCTTACACCACTTGCAAAGGCAATTTCTTCCATACTCTGGGGCTCTTGTGTTTCCTGCTCTTGATACAGAAGAACAATGCATATCCATTCCCGGTTGGAGGTCCGAAAGGTTGGACCGTGCCTGATAATACCAGCTCAACGAGCTACTTCAACGACTGGGCTGAACGTCACCGATTTCAGAGAGGAGACTCCATCT TGTTTGTTTATGATCCTAGCCAAGACTCGGTTGTTCAAGTAACCGAGGAGGGTTACAAGAATTGCACTGCAGAGAACCCTCTGGCAACATTCAAAGACGGCCACACTGTCTTCAAATTCAACCAGTCTGGAGCTCACTACTTCATCAGTGGAAACAGAGATCACtgtcaaaagaatgagaagttGGTGGTCGTTGTTTTAGCAGACAGATCAACAAACGCCACAGCTTCTCCTCCATCTCCAGGTTCCTCTGACATGGTCCCAGCTCCTACACCTAGCAGCGAGGAGTCTCCCCCTGCAGGAACAGTGGACATCAACCCAACTCCACCTCCTACCGGCACGCCCCCAAACTCAGCTTCTTCCATGTTCGTGAGTTTCTTTGGTTCCATGGGAGCGTTCTTTGCTTCATCACTTATTTTAGCAATCTAG
- the LOC118047439 gene encoding protein disulfide-isomerase 5-4 codes for MVSTNKLKSVDFYRKIPRDLTEASLSGAGLSIVAALVMMFLFGMELNNYLTVNTSTTVIVDNSSDGEFLRIDFNISFPSLSCEFASVDVSDVLGTNRLNITKTIRKFSIDHDLKPTGSEFHSGPVLHQIKHGDEVDEEGGEGSVSLKAHNFDQYSHQYPILVVNFFAPWCYWSNRLKPSWEKAAKIIRERYDPEMDGRILLAKVDCTEEGDLCRRNHIQGYPSIRIFRKGSNLREDHGRHDHESYYGDRDTESLVKTMEALVAPIAMESQRQALEHKPENATQHVKRPAPSAGGCRIEGYVRVKKVPGNLMISALSGAHSFDSKQMNLSHVISHFSFGMKVLPRVMSDVKRLLPYIGRSHDKLNGRSFINHRDVGANVTIEHYLQVVKTEVVTRRSSSERKLIEEYEYTAHSSLSQTVYMPTAKFHFELSPMQVLITENPKSFSHFITNVCAIIGGVFTVAGILDSILHNTVRMMKKVELGKNF; via the exons ATGGTTTCGACGAACAAGCTCAAATCCGTCGATTTTTACAG GAAAATTCCTAGAGATTTGACTGAGGCATCGTTATCAGGTGCAGGACTATCGATAGTAGCTGCTCTAGTTATGATGTTTTTGTTTGGAATG gaacttaataattatttaactgTCAACACCTCTACAACTGTAATTGTTGACAATAGTTCTGACGGGGAGTTCTTACGTATCGATTTCAATATCAg CTTTCCTTCACTCTCATGTGAATTTGCATCGGTTGACGTGAGTGATGTGTTAGGAACt AACAGGTTGAATATAACGAAAACAATCCGCAAATTCTCAATAGATCATGATTTGAAGCCGACTGGATCTGAATTTCACTCTGGACCAGTTTTGCATCAAATCAAGCATGGAGATGAAGTTGACGAAGAAGGCGGTGAAGGATCCGTATCACTCAAAGCTCATAATTTTGATCAATACTCACATCA GTATCCCATtttagttgttaatttttttgctcCTTGGTGCTACTGGAGTAATCGCCTG AAACCTTCATGGGAAAAGGCAGCTAAAATAATAAGAGAGAG GTATGATCCAGAAATGGATGGGCGGATTCTCTTGGCTAAGGTCGACTGCACTGAAGAAGGTGATCTGTGCAGGAG GAATCACATACAAGGGTATCCATCCATTCGTATTTTCCGTAAAGGAAGTAATCTTCg GGAAGACCATGGACGCCATGACCATGAATCTTATTATGGAGATCGAGATACAGAAAGCTTAGTTAAG ACAATGGAAGCTTTGGTTGCACCTATTGCAATGGAATCTCAAAGGCAAGCTTTGGAGCATAAACCTGAAAATGCAACACAGCATGTTAAAAGACCAGCGCCTTCAGCAGGAGGATGCAGAATTGAAGGATATGTGCGTGTAAAGAAG GTTCCAGGAAACCTCATGATCTCAGCTCTTTCAGGAGCCCATTCCTTCGATTCTAAACAAATGAACCTGTCACATGTCATATCCCATTTCTCATTTGGTATGAAGGTTTTGCCCAGGGTAATGAGTGATGTGAAGCGCTTGTTACCTTACATTGGTCGAAGTCATGACAAGTTGAATGGACGATCATTTATCAATCACCGTGATGTAGGGGCTAATGTCACT ATAGAGCATTATCTCCAGGTAGTTAAAACTGAGGTGGTTACAAGAAGATCTTCAAGTGAACGTAAATTAATCGAGGAGTATGAATATACAGCCCATAGCAGTTTGTCACAGACTGTTTACATGCCGACTGCTAAATTCCATTTTGAGCTCTCTCCTATGCAG GTTCTGATCACTGAAAATCCCAAGTCTTTTTCGCATTTTATCACCAATGTCTGTGCCATAATTGGAGGTGTCTTCACG GTGGCTGGGATATTGGATTCAATTTTGCACAACACAGTTAGAATGATGAAAAAAGTAGAACTTGGCAAGAATTTTTGA